A window of Candidatus Hydrogenedentota bacterium contains these coding sequences:
- a CDS encoding cobalamin biosynthesis protein CbiX, whose translation MRAGHHSTNGGQQCVIIFSLTMDERKTKQLGKSIPPDTGIVLVDHGSKLEAANLMLEEVAKSFAEAMGGAIVEPAHMELAEPTIAQAFEACIERGARRIVVQPYFLSPGRHSRVDIPRITAEAAARFEGIAYVVGEPLGVDANMNAIILRRILEAMD comes from the coding sequence ATGCGCGCCGGACATCATAGCACGAACGGCGGGCAGCAGTGTGTTATCATCTTCTCACTCACTATGGACGAGAGAAAGACAAAACAGTTGGGGAAGAGCATACCGCCCGATACGGGCATTGTACTCGTCGACCACGGCTCGAAGCTGGAAGCCGCGAACCTCATGTTGGAGGAGGTGGCAAAGTCGTTCGCCGAGGCTATGGGCGGCGCCATTGTGGAACCAGCGCACATGGAGCTGGCGGAGCCGACCATCGCGCAAGCGTTTGAGGCATGTATTGAGCGTGGTGCACGGCGAATCGTCGTGCAGCCGTACTTCTTGTCGCCGGGGCGCCACAGCCGGGTAGACATACCCCGCATAACCGCCGAAGCCGCCGCACGCTTTGAAGGAATCGCGTATGTCGTGGGAGAGCCGTTGGGGGTAGACGCCAACATGAATGCCATCATTCTGAGGCGAATTCTGGAGGCGATGGACTAA